Genomic DNA from Dermacentor variabilis isolate Ectoservices chromosome 6, ASM5094787v1, whole genome shotgun sequence:
CTCGCGGCACCACAGTGCATGTAAAATTGAACACTAATTAGTCATGCATTTATCAACCAAATTCTAATTCGCACAATTTAAACGCACCGCCGTGTAGCACCCCAGCACCATTGCTGTTTTTGTAGGTATTGCTGGCTCTGCACTCAAAACTTTTTGCACGTATTCTCTGCATGTGATCATACAAGCCTCGGCCGTCCTATAGTTGGTGTTGGCTTGAGTCAGTACTAAATTCAATTGCCTCTCTGAAACAATACATAACAAGATAGAAACGGTGTTAGTAATAACTGTGCCTTGTCGCAAATGTTTCGTTTCTAAATTACACACGTTACACACTGAAGTGAGATTATTTAGAAGACCAGTATAGTTACGCACGTTTTAGGGTTTCGTGCAAGAGGTGGCCTCAGGATGCACAGTCCAACGGCTACAATGACTATCCTTTCCGAATGTTGTCAAGATGTGCCATGATTTGGTTCGATCAAAAGTGAAATAATGTAAAGCGCTTTACATCAAAAAGTACATACTGGAAGATTAGAAAAAAATAGCACTGGGGTCTACTGGTGTGAAGACGCTGATCAAAATACCACACTAATTACATTGCAATAATTATGTTTACCGTAAGAAGCTTTCTGTGTAGATAGAATGCCCTCGGTAAAGGCGAATGCAGATAGTTAACTTTTTGAAGTATGCCCACCTGAAAACTTATAACACCGGGATGTACGCGTATTTGTATTTTGGAGAATTAAGAAGAAAACAAACGTAATAAATCTATATAACGTTGATCATGTCTGAACGGGATAACTGTACATTTATTTCGCTTGTTTTTTCCAGGCTTTTGCATCGTGATCCTATGATCCCTTCGGTCAACATGTTCCCCTGGCTTTTGTGTTAATGTCCACGACTACTGTCAAAAATTACGTGgcgtgccaataccacgatcttatttctgaggcacgccgtagtgggggacccgaCAAATTTGGATCACCTGCTTTTCTTCAACTTGCACTTAAAGTAAAAGACTGCTTTAGCGCATTACGCGCCCATCGAAAACGGGCCACCggggcagggattcgatcccgtgacctcgtgcttagcagcccaacaccgtagctaCTAAGCAACTCCGGTGGGTGACAAAGGCATTTAGACCGCAGAACTAATAATGCATGTAATGAATACTTCCACAGGAACACTAGTGTCTTTCACCAGCTTAGACATGTTTATTTTTGTGATTTCGTGTTGTTTGAATACGTCAACATAAGAACTCATGTTACTGTAATATATCTGTATTACTTTTCTTTTAAACAGGGTGCGCATCGCTTGAGCGCATATTCATAAATTAGGAGATGAATAGCCGAGTAGTAAATTAGTGAAAACACGCGAAGAACTCCTTGAACAAAGGTATCAAAAAAAGCGTGAGGGGCTTGGGACATTGCAGAAACATGAATTAGTGTACCTAAATAAGAAAGCGCGGCATCTCAACAATAGGCTGCAGAATCAATGGCTTGCATGCTTTCTTTGTGGCCAATACGGTCTCAAATTTGCTGAATGGGCACCGTGCTGGTAACCTGAGTTCCAGACGAACAGATTGTGTGTCCCTCTTAATGGCGAATCGAAACGTCGTGTCTTATTCGCAGGTACAATCACCCGGAGAACTTACGTTTCCACGGGGCCGACGTAGACGAGGCTGTTCTCGCAGAGATGCACTTCCTGCGATCCAATGGTGGGGGCGCTTTGGTAGAAAATACGTGCCGCGGCATGGGACGCAACCTACCACTCATGCGCCGCGTAGCACGGGAAACGGGCCTTCACATAATCGCTGGCACGGGTGAGCGAATCATAAAGAAATTAGCGCTGAGCGGAGCGGTCTGTGTTGAAATTCCGCCTGTTCGCTGTGCTCTTTTTCCGCTTATGAATATGCAACAACATGAGTGTAAAAGTGCATGTAGATATTCTAGTGTACTTAACGCAAAACCGGGTTTACTAGTGTACATAGCtctggcaagaaaaagaagaaaagaaaaacaccaatACGCCCTGTACCGTAAATGCTGTGGGAAGGGCGTGGCCCGACAGCGCACACTAACGGGTCCCAGTCTTGGCCACCCGCGCCAAAGAGTGTCCCGCCGTGTTTCACGTTGCATCGCtgactccgatgccgctcatcatgccggtATTCCGATATTTCCCACGATAGTGCGAATTTCTTATAGGATAACAGTTCTTTCTCTTAAGATAATGGATCTGAGCCATACGAACCACTCATCGGGGGCAATAAGAACAAGAACACTAAGTTTTCAAAGCTTTCATAATTACTTTACGTGTGGTCTGATGTAGCGTGCTTGTACTCCTTCCCATATCAAATAACCGCTGCACAAAGGATGACAAATATATCGCGCTCAGGATTTGCCTGAGCTTAGCTATTTGTGCGGCCATGTTTTGCAAGATGTAAGTGGTGCTGGAAAGTTTGCAGACCACTTGTCACCCAGCGGGGGTGGGAAAAACGATGTCCAAGGGTGGTCGTTCTCTTGAACGCATCTTTACATAATCGCTTTAGATGCAAAACATTCCTGTTGCAATTTGCTGAAGTGATTGCACAGTGTCTTCTTCTGATGCGAAATTTAAAAGGCCCCTCCAAAGTTTTCGATATGATCCGTAATTGTAAAGCCTCATCCGAAGATCATTCTACTGCAAGAATGTTAGAATGGATTTATTTGGACTGCATGTATGTAGAAGAAAATCAGCGAGTGCACTAGAAGTGCACTGGCTGAACACGCCGAAGCCACGCAACAATATTTCAACTGGATCTAAGCTTCAGTCATCGCCCAAGAACTCgacaaagtaacagtaactcggTTTCCAGACTATCGAAACAACCGCATACACACTTAATCGAAATGATGGCAATCTCCGCCCAACATGTGCAAGATGCCTGAAGTGATTATTGACGCGGATTTAAGCTGAAGGTTTTTTGCCTCTCAGCTCAGTGAACAAGCTTCCGTGCGGAAGCCGAAACgcttaaaaattttttttgagaaCCGTATTTTGGTCTGTGTTCTCTATTTTATTCCTATTACGCTAAAATAATTCAGAATTTACTCGTAACCGGACATAATCAAGTCTGCTTCAGAAAGGCTTTACAATAAAATTACTCCAACGCTTTAGCGCATTGGGCCATGGATGGCCGCGTGGAGCGAATGAATAATTACGTGCGCGCGCGCACCGGTGCTGCACTCATTTCAGAGGCCACGTCCAGCCGTTCTGGGCGTGCCGCTAGATGGCACTGCGTGCGCAGAGTGATGCGCAAACGAAGAACGTGGCTGCAGTCAATACCTCGCATGACTCGTTTCAGCGACGGCAATAGGATGCGTCGCTTCATTGTCTATGTGCTTATTTGCATTAGTGCGGACGTTCATCATGAGATATATTCTGCTGGATATTTATGGTTTCAGATTTAACAGCGGGTTTCCGGAGGCCTTTTCTTGTGCATAGCGTTTGTACGTTCTAGGGCAATTACCCAAATTTTCACGTTGCTGCCTGTTCGTGAGCAATCCAGCGCGTTTGTCAAGCTCAAGCGGTAAACCTGCGATTTGCCAACGCTGCGGAGCAATAGCTGCTCCGAGAGAATGTGTGCAGACGTTTTCGCTGAACATATGGCATGTTTACGAGATATACACCCGTGAGAAAATGTATACGGACCACAGTGTCACCAAAAAAGCTGAATATATTCGTAATTAACACACATAAACGGAAACTGGCGTATTCAGTAGAAACTTCGTAgcgccaagtttggactgcagccTTTAATGTCAAGTTGTATTCACCGACAGAGGAGAAAATAAGTTCTATCATGCAATCCCGGGTCTTAATACTTTTGCTAACGGGTGTACATTGGTGTTATTCCCGGTGACGAGCCCATTACCTGCCTGCACTACAGTTGTTACGTGCTTTTAAGAGACTCCACCTATGTGTAGGTAatcaattttattatttcttaATAATTTTCAGTTGCGCACTCTCAATATAACAATTGTTCATTTCTAACTATTTGGCAACCTCTTGCAAGGCGTTTGTGGAAATAAAGTACTTTAGCTCCATCCGTTATTTTATTATCATGGCCGAAAACGAAGGGCCGTATGAATGAAGATGAGAAACTTTTATTAACATACGAAAGGCTCACCTGTGTAATAATACTAATGGGACTGGAAGACGACGTGTCCGCGGGGTATTCCTTTCCCGGGGGCGGATGTCCAATTCTGCGACAAAGGTGAACAGCGCTCGCCCGACGTTGTCAGACTCCGCAGAGACGCGAATGCATTCTTTGAAGCTCGTCAAGGGCCCCCGGTGCTTCTGTCGCAACGCTTCAAGTACGTCAAGTACTTGAGGCGTTGCGAAGCTGCCCTTTTGTACATGTGGGTAATCCGTTCTCGGTTAAACGAAGTCCATAGTCCTCATATAAATCAGTATTGTACAGCCGGCTTGCTACAGCATGTCACATAATATTGCGATACCTTGAGTGTCATTCAAAACCCGttgttgcgcttttttttttctcattcggtTGACTTTTTTCCTCCACACGAGTATTGGATTTGCTTATGCGCATTCTCGCGGAAAGAGCAAGGGCACTGTAGCAGCAATAAGTCTTCAAGTAATTTAGTCTTGACCTCAAATACAAGTGCCTGATGCTTTTGCTCTAATTCATATGACCCACAGACAGCACCGTACTTTGTAATTTAGAATGTCAGTTTGTAATGGAACCGCACCGTGATAAGGAAATCCGATCTACGGAACTTTTAATAATGTAACAAGGTTGCTTATTCTGTCGTTGTCAAGAAAGGTAAAACATTACGAGATATTGTGATATTACTTTTCATTAGCGATGTGACAACtgactttgttgctttcttgctGTTCTTGTTTTGTCTTTCTTAATTCAACGACTACTTTTTATTTCTGTACCCAAACCCCGGTCCGCATAAACTTACGGTACAGTACTTACAGTGTAGGGCAGCCCGAAAGGGCTGTTCTGTACTGATGATGCATAAATGAATCGTGAATGTTGAAAACATGTTGGCCGTTACGTATGGAAAAGTTGCACATAGCAATAAGTTTCTCTACACAAAATTTTGTTGCCGTTGATGTTCATGCTATTAGCCACGCTTTCTGAGTACTTCCTTCTGTAAAGTAATAGTTCACGTTACTTTATTGCAATTGAAGGTTTATGGTACTTCGCGTTGGGGGAGGGGAGTTGCTTATCTCTCATCTGGACTAATAAAAAAATGGCACGAATAGCATTCCACATGCCTGGTCTTGCCACGGCGAGCACCTGAACCGTATCACCTTAGATTACTCGTACAGCAACTTCAACTCTCTACTATTCTTTAGTCGTAGCGCTGAAATATTCGACGTCACAAACGCGGCATTCAACAGTTATTTGCAGGATTTATCTATGCATCATAACAAATGACTGGTTTGCAGGCTACTACGTATCGGCCAACTACGGCAGCTCCGTGTTGACCAAAAGCGTGGAAGACCTTGAGCGGGAGTTCATCGCCGACATCACCGAGGGCGCGGATGGCACCGACTCCCGCTGTGGTGTGCTCGGTGAGCTCGGCTGCACCTGGCCTCTGCACGGTGAGAATGGCGTTCATATTCCTCATAGCAATAGAATGTAATGTGGCAGGGTAGCCTCTGTCATGTGGGTGCATCCTATTCCTGTATAATATTAAAATAATTGAACCGACCAAATTAAGTAGATGGTATGAAAGTAGAGAAATATATAGACCTAGTGCTCGTAGCACACACTTTCTTATAGCTCGCACGGAGCGCCGAGCAAGTATCGACTCAAAGGTTGTCAAAAGCTATACGTGGGTCCACTATTTTCCGTTCGTGTCTGAGAGCTATCGCCTTGATTTGGACCAGCAGAAAGTACGGGTAGACTACATGCGGAATCTCGCATTACCTCATCGGTGACAGCACTTGTTGCAGAATGACACCTATTCAAAGAGCTCAACATTGACGGCACAAAACAGCCATTGAATCATCAGCGCATCTTCCCAACATCCGTGCTTTCACTAAAGAATCTTCTCGGGCTCAGTTTATTTTTCACATCTTCGCCGTGTTTGCTAACGTACAGTACAACTCTGTGGATGACATGGCATATACAAACTCATTTTACTAAAATGCAGTGCTAAGTCAAATATCTCGAGTGTATTCCTCACAATAACGGGATAATTTCCTTTCTCTGAAATTATTTTCAAGTTGaatgtcgtcgttttattcagcATGAAGATAGTTTGGTGTTTTGGGGAGAAACCGGTTAAAATTTAGGAACCATATTACACTACCGAAGATAATGTCAGGCGGACCAAGGGATTTTGTCATTTCTCCAGCTCTCCATTGATCTTTGTTGTTCGTTTCAGATTTTCACATTGCTGGAACCTTTTGTTCCCTTTGTAATTTATTATAGTGTATTTTACAGATAAATattgcgttgttttctgcagtaGGAGGAGGATTTACCGCATGCCTACAAATACATGACTGGTTTATTCCATCGCCCAGTTCGGAGAAAGCAACAGTGAAAACTTGCACAACTCGTTTGCTTTGTGCACTGAAACAGTAAACTGGGTAAAAATACCCCTGCTGAACAAGTGACTGTTGTGCGAATTCTAAAATTATTCCTCGCAGAGTTCGAGGTGCGAGTGCTGCGAGCCGCCGCATCGGTGCAGCAGTCTACGGGCTGCCCGGCCATCATCCACCCTGGCCGCAACCCTCAGGCGCCAGCCGAGATCGTCAGAATTTTCGCCGAGGCCGGCGGAAAGCTGCGCCACACTGTCATGTCACACCTGGAAAGTGAGCGTAGCCAGTTTTCTCACGTAGTTTCGCCTTACATTTGACAGCGGTAAATATAGTGTAGATAAGCTCAACTTTAGTTTTCTGAGCTTCTATAAGTGTGAGGCCAATGAGAAAGCAGAATGCGATCGTCACCTTCGCAAGAAAGCCCAAGGCTGTATTTCGGTAAAATATGCTTGTCGTTTGTCAATACTATTTTTCACAAGGCGAAACAAATGTGCACGCACAATAGCAGGCTATTATGCAGATCCCTTAGCATATACCAAAAGTTCTAAAGCGACTGTTCTTCCAACATAGCTGTGCAAAAAAGTTTGTTATAGGTTAGAAACATAATTACATATATCATGATATACTAATACCAAGTCATGATGCAGTGATCCTGTGTGTCTGATTGTTATTACATGGTGCGAGGCTTCACTAATGAAGCATAATGCAGGAAATTTAGGCAAGCAAGATTTACGCGCCGTGCCATTAAAAACGTCTCtacttttcttattattattcgttTCTCTATTTATTGTTGCTACACAGAAGTAACTCAGGGTTCCCATATATCTAATAATTTTCCGAGCTAGCTGGCATAATGAGCATCACTAATATGCAAACTTCGCGTTAAGAAACTTGTTGCATACGAATATTTTTCTCGCCCAACCTTTCGTAAAATGTTTATTCGTGTATCTGCGTTGCAGGCTTGAATTCCGTGAATCTGAACTTTGGGATTACCATGTTAAGTAAAAACCGCACTAATTATACTAAACAACACGCCCATCCAATTTTTTTCGTGGCCTATGAGAACAAACACCATATATTACTTCGTTGTAGACGTTTTAGTGCCCATCTCTTTCGTTGAAGGGACACTAAGGCAAACATTGAATCAAGCTATGCTGATATATTAGTGCTCGAGAATGTATAAAACGTCAATAccatcgcgaacagagccttaatattCGAGAAATAGTGGTAAATGCGGGGCATGATTAGAGATTTCTTGGGAAATTCACGCACTTGCCCAATAACGAAACCACCCCTCAGTTAAGTTCTATAATAGTACTCAATCACAcgttagacaaaaaaaaatcgtgtACTATATGGTAACACGAAATAAAATGcaacttgtccagttctatttcatttttagaaaaagaaagtcatTAATGTTACCTttgacaacgatgcgggtggTCAAAacgtttcgttttcgctcaacacggcgccgcccacgctttcgtgtttcaactgtttaattatcgcgtagtgctgcgctggttttgctggctcgcgaaacacGCACAAACTACAAGTGGCAGATAACTCAACTTCCATGTAATGTCGAAAGATGCTCGAATGGTCTACGCCTCTTGACCAAatagcagctgcagtggcgattCCACCGCTCTGTTTTGGCTCGGTACCATCGTCTGTCGGGTgtcattttactcaccgacggctgcaaaaggtggtgatggcgtatgcaacgtctcCAATTTCccagttcgggggggggggggtagatttGAATCTCCAAAAAGGTATTCGGTCCCTtcaaatgcaattttctcgtaaactatttccttggcacaaaactAGCGTTCTGAGGTTTATGAAATGAGTGTTAAACATTTCACGTCGACTTGGTATTTCTCatttgtgtccctttaagcttgtCACTCCAGCGCTTTTCCGTGTTACTGTTTTTTTGTGCCACCGTATACCTAGTCTCGGACTGGTCAGGTGGACGAAAGAAGTTTGCCTAGCTGCCACAATAAACTGTATATCCACTCATTTGTTGGCCAAACATATGCCGACTTAAACCAACTTAACGCTACCATTGCCTATGTATGGACGACAATGTTTTGAAGAGTGCGACAAGGCCACATCTGCTTAAGATAACTATAACTACGATCCCTACGATAACTAAGTACTACGGCACCCTTGCGATGTCCATATCGCGGGAGCAAATGTCAAATAAACAtatgatattattacgatattatcgggagatactcaagagacgagccgccgcgagaacgacgatgaagttggtctctGCCTTCGCGCGGGCGactgtcggcctggctgtcttgTTCCAGcctaaatagcctgtaaatagcctctttcgtctgtgtctttctacacgtaacattcagGTGGAGGTTAGTGATCCCCATCCTCACCatggaactccgaagtggtcggtacatcgagcctGTCACCATGCCTCcaggtgacgagaccgcctctgcaacggcttcgtcttgtccgactgctccaatcgtcacggttccccaacatcgcgaccctggtgtgttctctggcctggagagacaggacgttgacgactagatcaagctctatgaacacacCAGTGCTAATAATAGGtcggacccaacgattatgctggCGAATgtcttttatctcggtggcacccca
This window encodes:
- the LOC142584793 gene encoding N-acetyltaurine hydrolase isoform X2, which translates into the protein MSSSSMALENLWWIRQFPYNHPENLRFHGADVDEAVLAEMHFLRSNGGGALVENTCRGMGRNLPLMRRVARETGLHIIAGTGYYVSANYGSSVLTKSVEDLEREFIADITEGADGTDSRCGVLGELGCTWPLHEFEVRVLRAAASVQQSTGCPAIIHPGRNPQAPAEIVRIFAEAGGKLRHTVMSHLERTILDTDALVEFAQSYGCYCEHDLFGLETSHYQPAPSFSMPSDAQRLLQLKRLVDEGFADRIVVSHDIHTRHRLMRYGGHGYSHILLNVVPAMLRRGFSADAVRAITQTNPQTWLAFW